In Synechococcus sp. A18-25c, a single window of DNA contains:
- a CDS encoding aminotransferase class IV, whose amino-acid sequence MTSSGLAWHDGQWGDSHSLHLPLSDRGLQLADGLFETVLILNGKAQLLEAHLQRWHQSALLLGMATPPDRAALDHLIDEAIARVNLNHSGSAGALRLNWSRGRVAGRGIGVPHETPDATQHRFWFTLQPHPLCFEPTKTWICTQEQRNDCSLLSRCKTLAYGQSIQARREAQRHGAELALLRNTRGNLCCGDSANLLVLRQGEWITPPLSSGCLPGVMRAQLLQRGLAREATLGAELQSGDQALLINSLGCRALKATNDQPLRSELQAETLWRQLLSS is encoded by the coding sequence ATGACCTCGTCTGGGCTGGCGTGGCATGACGGCCAATGGGGAGACAGCCACAGCCTCCATCTACCGCTCTCCGATCGCGGCCTGCAGCTGGCGGATGGGCTGTTCGAAACCGTGCTGATCCTCAACGGCAAAGCCCAGCTGCTCGAGGCCCACCTGCAGCGCTGGCATCAGAGCGCACTGCTGCTGGGCATGGCCACGCCGCCAGATCGAGCCGCGCTGGACCACTTGATCGACGAAGCCATCGCGCGAGTCAACCTGAATCACAGCGGCAGCGCAGGCGCTTTGAGACTGAACTGGAGCCGTGGCCGCGTCGCCGGTCGTGGCATCGGAGTTCCCCATGAGACGCCGGATGCCACGCAGCATCGCTTCTGGTTCACCCTGCAGCCCCATCCGCTCTGCTTCGAGCCGACCAAAACCTGGATCTGCACGCAGGAGCAGCGCAACGATTGCAGCTTGCTCAGCCGTTGCAAGACCTTGGCCTACGGCCAATCGATCCAAGCCCGCCGGGAAGCGCAGCGCCATGGAGCCGAGCTAGCACTGCTGCGCAATACCCGTGGAAACCTCTGTTGCGGCGACAGTGCCAACCTGCTGGTGCTCCGTCAGGGCGAATGGATCACGCCACCGCTCAGCAGTGGCTGCCTGCCTGGTGTGATGCGCGCGCAACTGCTCCAGCGGGGGCTGGCCCGGGAAGCCACGCTGGGCGCTGAGCTGCAATCCGGCGATCAGGCGCTGCTCATCAACAGCCTCGGCTGCAGAGCACTGAAGGCAACGAATGACCAGCCGTTGCGCAGTGAACTCCAAGCGGAAACGCTGTGGCGCCAACTGCTCAGCTCCTGA
- a CDS encoding peptidase domain-containing ABC transporter encodes MLPKAQILAASNQAAIHNALNNGQRLFLASQPTDPSTGSPGDEVANADAIAALPLDMHGMTMRLIALPTEAILALEPGDQAKLVEPEVMNSGSDSALTRSEIPQAPLRPPVSRFNQQGEQNRDFFVAAEGVLEETLACFQMLTKLMKLPFRRDAIERVLRDQLRRGQTPTLRLCGQIAAGLGLHVSGAKVAARMGMRLQTPTLVPWGEAFALVVRSDQRGLVLASPSQGFVELDPQQLDTAFPEGIDLLLMDRTSTTPEQTFGPSWFWPALKRYRGVLIQVLLASFVVQLFTLANPLLIQVIIDKVINQRSLDTLQVLGFALVAVTLLEGVLGSLKTYLFSETTNRIDQRLGAEVIDHLLRLPLGYFDRRPVGELGSRISELEKIRNFLTGQALTTVLDAAFSVIYIVVMLFYSWLLTLIALAVLPIQVGLTLLGAPLFRRQYRKSAEANASTQSHLVEVLTGIQTVKSQNVEMISRWTWQERYGKYISRSFEKTITGTALSQTSQVLQKISQLLVLWVGASLVLSGDLTLGQLIAFRIISGYVTQPLLRLSSIWQTIQELRVSFERLADVIDTPQESDEQDKAKVPLPPIEGAVSFDNLTFGFTPGSAPVLNDVSLAVKAGTFVGIVGQSGSGKSTLMKLLPRLYSPGQGRILIDGYDIDKVELYSLRRQIGIVPQDPLLFSGNVNENIALTQPDASSEEIVMAAKVACAHDFIMELPAGYSTPVGERGTSLSGGQRQRIAIARTLLANPKLLVMDEATSALDYETERRVCDNLIQALHDCTVFFITHRLSTVRRADLIVVMHQGAVVEQGTHDELMSRRGRYYALYRQQEAS; translated from the coding sequence ATGCTCCCGAAAGCCCAAATATTGGCGGCCTCGAACCAAGCTGCTATTCACAACGCCCTCAACAACGGCCAACGTCTGTTCCTGGCCAGCCAACCCACGGATCCCAGCACAGGATCGCCAGGGGACGAGGTCGCGAACGCTGACGCAATCGCCGCCCTTCCTCTCGACATGCATGGGATGACGATGCGCCTGATCGCACTCCCAACAGAGGCGATCCTCGCGCTCGAACCCGGCGATCAAGCGAAGTTGGTGGAGCCGGAGGTCATGAACTCTGGTTCCGACAGCGCCCTGACGCGCAGCGAGATCCCGCAGGCCCCACTCAGGCCGCCTGTGAGCCGCTTCAACCAGCAAGGCGAGCAGAACCGCGACTTCTTTGTTGCAGCGGAAGGAGTGCTTGAGGAAACCCTGGCCTGCTTCCAGATGCTCACCAAGCTGATGAAGCTGCCCTTCCGGCGCGACGCGATCGAACGGGTCCTCCGTGATCAGCTCCGGCGCGGACAGACCCCGACCCTGCGTCTTTGCGGACAAATCGCAGCAGGCCTCGGCTTGCATGTGTCCGGAGCGAAAGTCGCAGCGCGAATGGGAATGCGACTGCAGACCCCCACACTGGTGCCCTGGGGGGAAGCCTTTGCCCTGGTCGTGCGCAGCGATCAACGCGGCCTGGTCCTGGCCTCCCCCAGCCAAGGGTTTGTGGAACTCGATCCCCAGCAGCTGGACACCGCTTTCCCTGAAGGCATCGATCTGCTCTTGATGGATCGCACCAGCACCACACCGGAGCAGACCTTCGGACCGTCATGGTTCTGGCCCGCCTTAAAGCGCTACAGGGGGGTACTGATTCAGGTGCTACTGGCCAGTTTCGTGGTGCAACTGTTCACCCTGGCCAATCCCCTGCTCATCCAGGTGATTATCGACAAGGTGATTAACCAAAGGAGCCTCGACACGCTGCAAGTGCTTGGCTTTGCCCTCGTAGCCGTCACCCTGCTGGAAGGGGTGCTGGGCAGTCTCAAGACCTACCTGTTCTCAGAGACCACCAACCGCATCGACCAACGCCTTGGCGCCGAGGTGATCGATCACCTGTTGCGTCTGCCGCTGGGCTACTTCGACCGGCGCCCAGTGGGTGAATTGGGCTCCAGGATCAGCGAATTGGAAAAGATCCGCAACTTCCTCACCGGTCAGGCCCTCACCACGGTTCTCGATGCGGCGTTCTCCGTCATCTACATCGTGGTGATGCTGTTCTACAGCTGGCTGCTGACCCTGATCGCCCTGGCAGTGCTGCCGATTCAGGTCGGCTTGACCCTGCTGGGTGCGCCGCTGTTCCGGCGCCAATACCGCAAGTCAGCTGAGGCCAATGCTTCCACCCAGAGTCACCTAGTGGAAGTGCTGACGGGCATTCAAACCGTGAAAAGCCAGAACGTGGAAATGATCAGCCGCTGGACCTGGCAAGAGCGCTACGGGAAATACATCAGCCGCAGTTTCGAAAAGACCATCACCGGCACGGCACTGAGCCAGACCTCCCAGGTTCTGCAAAAGATCTCCCAGCTTCTGGTGCTCTGGGTGGGCGCATCTCTGGTGCTCTCCGGTGACCTCACCCTTGGCCAGCTGATCGCCTTCCGGATCATCTCCGGCTATGTGACACAGCCCCTCCTGAGATTGTCATCGATCTGGCAGACAATCCAGGAGCTGCGCGTCAGTTTCGAACGTCTGGCCGATGTCATCGACACGCCCCAGGAATCGGACGAACAAGACAAAGCCAAGGTTCCACTGCCACCGATCGAGGGAGCAGTGAGCTTCGACAATCTCACCTTTGGGTTCACTCCCGGCAGTGCACCCGTGCTGAACGATGTGTCACTGGCGGTGAAAGCCGGCACCTTCGTCGGGATCGTGGGACAGAGCGGCAGTGGCAAAAGCACCCTGATGAAGCTGCTGCCTCGTCTCTACTCACCCGGCCAAGGACGCATCCTGATCGATGGCTATGACATCGACAAGGTGGAGCTGTATTCACTGCGCCGCCAAATCGGCATCGTGCCCCAGGACCCGCTGCTCTTCTCAGGCAACGTCAACGAGAACATCGCTCTCACCCAACCGGATGCCTCTAGCGAAGAGATCGTGATGGCCGCCAAGGTGGCCTGCGCCCACGACTTCATCATGGAACTGCCAGCGGGATACAGCACCCCAGTCGGCGAGCGGGGAACATCCCTCAGCGGTGGGCAGCGACAACGCATCGCCATTGCCCGAACGCTGCTAGCCAACCCCAAGCTGTTGGTGATGGATGAAGCCACCAGCGCGCTCGACTACGAAACAGAACGCAGGGTCTGCGACAACCTGATCCAGGCTCTGCATGACTGCACGGTCTTCTTCATCACCCACCGACTGTCCACCGTGCGCCGAGCCGATCTGATTGTGGTAATGCATCAGGGTGCCGTGGTGGAGCAGGGCACCCACGACGAACTCATGAGCCGACGCGGCCGTTATTACGCCCTATACCGCCAGCAGGAGGCCAGCTGA
- a CDS encoding alpha/beta hydrolase gives MDAGDHAGIDGITMGRLRFWLGSLITGLVVSSGSVTVAAERIVFRFGELARDVSVPELRQFSETGAVAPELQPILQRLKPAEQLALRRVLSQPLPVDEVSVSNLLSTPLGRRSLQQLVKVLDQPASVAEPALSSALVLGAAKPGGLRLINVLEAYPTQRLPVNVAAVLSLEQSLTLGMAQQEAMFDILTSGKTVPVAGSELTALSVEGSIPFRQIPFQFQGRDGERISAIAYLPETSTAASPAPLVAIAPGLNSNMNALLYVGRHLASHGYAVASLNFPFTSADAVQAVIQGTALIPPVNAWFAQPLDVSALIDQVEQRWGARVDTQRVGVLGQSLGGYTVTALAGAELDWAALDRQCLQLSDPKVVVLNPAMVWQCSGHDQVSQRKSFRDPRVKVAVAVNPVTNPIFSATSIQALAVPILMVSGSNDIFAPSISQQLIPFSWIQQPGSLLVLQRNGTHLSFLEGTSDLPPKVLGPDLPLARRQLKGMARGFFDQLLRLQPVMPSLLPTPTDPLVAAGRDPLKLLVMPRLSRQQLERVAPGLDLDQAAASGL, from the coding sequence GTGGATGCGGGCGATCATGCAGGTATTGATGGCATCACGATGGGAAGGCTGCGTTTTTGGCTCGGTTCTCTGATCACCGGCCTGGTTGTCAGTTCTGGGTCAGTGACCGTCGCGGCTGAACGGATTGTGTTTCGTTTCGGGGAGCTCGCCAGAGATGTCTCTGTGCCGGAGCTGCGCCAATTCAGTGAGACCGGAGCCGTGGCTCCAGAGTTGCAACCGATCCTGCAGCGGTTGAAACCTGCGGAGCAACTTGCACTACGCAGAGTGCTCAGCCAGCCGTTGCCGGTGGATGAGGTTTCTGTCTCCAATCTGCTCAGCACCCCATTAGGCCGCCGTTCACTTCAGCAGCTGGTGAAGGTGCTGGATCAACCGGCTTCGGTGGCGGAACCGGCCTTGTCGTCTGCTCTGGTGCTTGGCGCAGCCAAGCCCGGAGGTCTGCGTTTGATCAACGTGTTGGAGGCTTATCCCACGCAACGGCTTCCTGTGAACGTCGCGGCGGTGCTGTCCCTGGAGCAGTCACTGACGTTGGGCATGGCTCAACAGGAGGCGATGTTCGACATCCTGACCAGCGGCAAGACGGTTCCTGTCGCAGGATCCGAGCTCACCGCCCTTTCGGTCGAGGGCTCGATCCCATTCCGTCAGATCCCTTTTCAATTCCAGGGGCGTGATGGCGAGCGCATCAGCGCTATCGCCTACTTACCGGAGACGTCGACTGCCGCTAGCCCAGCTCCACTGGTGGCGATTGCCCCTGGTCTCAACTCCAACATGAATGCGCTTCTGTATGTGGGGCGTCACTTAGCTAGCCATGGCTATGCGGTGGCGTCGCTGAATTTTCCATTCACCAGCGCCGATGCTGTTCAAGCTGTGATTCAGGGCACTGCCTTGATTCCACCGGTGAATGCCTGGTTCGCTCAGCCCTTGGATGTGAGTGCCTTAATTGATCAGGTGGAGCAGCGTTGGGGTGCTCGCGTGGACACCCAACGGGTGGGCGTGCTGGGCCAGTCTCTGGGGGGATACACCGTCACGGCGTTGGCGGGGGCTGAGCTCGACTGGGCGGCCCTCGACCGTCAGTGCCTCCAGCTGTCGGATCCAAAGGTCGTGGTGCTCAATCCCGCCATGGTCTGGCAGTGTTCCGGGCATGACCAGGTGTCGCAACGCAAGAGCTTTCGTGATCCGCGCGTGAAGGTTGCCGTTGCCGTTAACCCTGTGACCAATCCGATTTTCAGTGCCACCTCGATACAGGCACTGGCCGTTCCGATCCTGATGGTGTCGGGCAGCAACGACATCTTTGCTCCCTCCATCTCCCAGCAGTTGATCCCCTTCAGCTGGATTCAGCAGCCGGGCTCGCTTCTGGTGCTCCAGCGCAACGGCACGCATCTGTCGTTCTTGGAGGGCACTTCCGATCTTCCGCCTAAGGTTCTTGGCCCCGATCTTCCGCTTGCTCGCAGGCAGCTCAAGGGGATGGCACGCGGTTTCTTTGACCAACTCCTGCGCTTGCAGCCGGTGATGCCCTCGTTGCTGCCGACTCCGACTGATCCGTTGGTGGCGGCGGGGCGTGATCCCCTGAAGTTGCTGGTGATGCCCCGCCTCAGCCGCCAGCAGCTGGAACGGGTGGCACCGGGCCTCGATCTGGATCAAGCCGCTGCGTCAGGTCTGTGA
- a CDS encoding anthranilate synthase component I family protein: protein MRVLRRRLPWREPAEVAAVLAHLHGEQGLIWLDGDGGELGGRITLAADPLEQHCCRGLPGDPDATNPFSRLRQLSPGHWTGWLSYDAAAWTEPTNPWRADAMASLWIARHDPVLRFDLQTKELHLEGIDPTRHAAVGHQLETHLIEAIAPEVTATQRLSCQWHRHSNRDAFMAGVTRIRELIASGDLFQANLTACASATLPHHTSNLALYQRLRQRCPAPFSGLLVGGGTAAGEAVLSTSPERFLEVMPGGAVQTRPIKGTRPRHPDPRIDDDLAAELVCSAKDRAENVMIVDLLRNDLGRVCVPGSVQVPDLVRLESYARVHHLTSVVTGQLKAGTTWVDLLEASWPGGSITGAPKLRACQRLQELEPLGRGPYCGSILHIDWDGRFDSNILIRTLLRKDAALRLHAGCGIVADSDPAAEADELDWKLLPLLEALA from the coding sequence ATGAGAGTGCTGCGCAGGCGATTGCCATGGCGTGAACCCGCTGAGGTCGCGGCTGTTCTGGCCCATCTGCATGGAGAGCAGGGCCTCATCTGGCTGGACGGCGATGGCGGCGAACTGGGAGGGCGCATCACCCTGGCAGCGGATCCTTTGGAACAGCACTGCTGCCGCGGCCTACCTGGCGATCCTGATGCCACCAACCCCTTTTCCAGACTGCGGCAGCTGAGCCCAGGTCACTGGACCGGCTGGCTGAGTTACGACGCCGCGGCCTGGACCGAACCGACGAACCCCTGGCGTGCCGATGCCATGGCCAGCCTTTGGATTGCGCGTCACGATCCAGTGCTGCGCTTTGACCTGCAGACCAAAGAACTCCACCTGGAAGGCATCGACCCCACCCGCCATGCTGCGGTGGGGCATCAGCTGGAAACCCATCTGATTGAGGCCATCGCGCCCGAAGTCACCGCGACGCAGCGGCTCAGTTGCCAATGGCACCGCCACAGCAACCGCGACGCGTTCATGGCTGGGGTAACGCGCATCCGTGAACTGATCGCCAGCGGAGATCTCTTTCAGGCGAACCTCACCGCCTGTGCGAGCGCAACGCTTCCGCACCACACAAGCAACCTGGCGCTCTATCAACGCCTGCGCCAACGATGCCCCGCCCCCTTCAGCGGTTTGCTAGTCGGCGGCGGCACCGCCGCAGGCGAAGCCGTGCTGTCTACCTCACCGGAGCGGTTCCTTGAAGTCATGCCAGGTGGAGCCGTGCAGACCCGACCGATCAAAGGCACCCGTCCACGCCATCCCGATCCGCGCATCGACGATGACCTGGCGGCCGAACTGGTGTGCAGCGCCAAAGACCGAGCCGAGAACGTGATGATCGTGGACCTGTTGCGCAATGACCTCGGCCGCGTTTGTGTTCCAGGCTCAGTGCAGGTGCCGGATCTGGTGCGCCTGGAAAGTTATGCACGCGTGCATCACCTCACCTCGGTGGTTACCGGCCAGCTGAAAGCGGGCACCACCTGGGTGGATCTGCTGGAAGCGAGCTGGCCGGGCGGCTCCATCACAGGAGCCCCCAAGCTGCGGGCATGCCAACGCCTGCAGGAGCTGGAACCGCTGGGACGTGGTCCCTATTGCGGATCGATCTTGCACATCGACTGGGATGGCCGCTTCGACAGCAACATCCTGATTCGCACCCTGCTGCGCAAAGACGCTGCTCTGCGCTTGCATGCCGGCTGCGGCATTGTCGCCGACTCGGATCCCGCCGCTGAGGCCGACGAATTGGACTGGAAACTGCTGCCGCTGCTGGAGGCGCTCGCATGA
- a CDS encoding HlyD family secretion protein: MTMDPNVNKSPQGPGGQNANQEQVSAAGKLVKQARSALESRITTISDEENVLQQSRFWMKAVTWSLIGTTFLGIGWLAVARTEEVVVATGKLEPVGNVKDVRIPPGGVVEEILVKNGQRVSKGDPLIRLDQESTAEQLKSLTQGLQEKDTQIAQKEQQLQLKKLERERTLDLNREQVATTRANLSLEQEILTRLASLAQEGGIQDIQYLQQRNRVQELKGELTKLDLEGRRQINQIDQQIEQLSAELAGLRSERAQLNANFTEVKVTNKNQTLRAPVDGIVFDLKLNNPGFISQALSSEVALKVVPFSTLEADVEIPSNKIGFVRPGQPADISIDSFPASDFGVLEGTVASVGSDALPPDQQQLRQEYKFPAVIKLNSQQLQLSSGTTLPLQVGMSLTANIKLRSVSYLQLLLNTFQSKTDSLREL; the protein is encoded by the coding sequence ATGACCATGGATCCGAACGTGAACAAGTCCCCGCAGGGCCCAGGTGGTCAGAACGCCAACCAGGAGCAGGTCAGTGCTGCCGGCAAGCTGGTGAAGCAGGCGCGCTCCGCACTGGAGAGCCGCATCACGACCATCTCCGACGAGGAGAATGTGCTGCAGCAGAGCCGCTTCTGGATGAAAGCGGTCACCTGGAGCCTGATCGGCACCACCTTTTTGGGCATCGGCTGGCTAGCGGTGGCGCGCACCGAAGAAGTGGTGGTCGCCACCGGCAAGCTCGAACCTGTCGGCAACGTGAAAGACGTGCGCATTCCACCCGGCGGCGTGGTGGAGGAGATCTTGGTGAAGAACGGCCAGCGGGTCTCCAAAGGCGACCCGCTGATTCGCTTGGATCAGGAAAGCACCGCTGAACAGCTCAAGTCACTCACCCAGGGGTTGCAGGAAAAGGACACGCAGATTGCACAGAAGGAACAGCAGCTGCAGCTGAAGAAGCTGGAAAGGGAGAGGACGTTGGATCTCAACCGCGAACAGGTTGCCACCACCCGCGCCAACCTCAGCCTCGAGCAGGAGATCCTCACCCGCCTCGCCAGCCTCGCTCAGGAAGGCGGCATCCAAGACATTCAATATCTTCAGCAACGCAACAGGGTGCAGGAGCTCAAGGGCGAGCTCACCAAACTGGATCTTGAAGGACGTCGTCAGATCAACCAGATCGACCAGCAGATCGAACAACTGAGCGCCGAGCTCGCCGGCTTGCGCAGCGAACGTGCGCAACTGAACGCCAACTTCACCGAAGTCAAAGTCACCAACAAGAACCAAACCCTGCGCGCGCCCGTGGATGGGATCGTGTTCGATCTGAAACTGAACAACCCCGGCTTCATCTCCCAGGCCTTGTCATCCGAAGTGGCCCTGAAGGTGGTGCCCTTCAGCACCCTGGAAGCCGATGTGGAGATCCCAAGCAACAAAATCGGTTTCGTGCGACCGGGGCAGCCGGCTGACATCAGCATCGACTCGTTCCCGGCTAGTGATTTCGGCGTTCTGGAGGGCACGGTGGCATCGGTGGGATCAGACGCGCTCCCCCCCGATCAGCAGCAGTTGCGTCAGGAATACAAATTCCCTGCCGTGATCAAGCTGAACAGCCAGCAACTGCAACTGAGCAGTGGAACAACTCTGCCTTTGCAAGTGGGCATGTCGCTAACCGCCAACATCAAGCTGCGAAGCGTCAGTTACCTGCAACTGCTGCTCAACACCTTCCAAAGCAAGACCGACTCCCTCAGAGAACTCTGA
- a CDS encoding peptidylprolyl isomerase, producing the protein MDDFRPAVQASLSALGSETLDLLRRSDLLHNLVRRQLMETATATLTPPQELMQQALTNHCRQEQLKDEAALNSWLEERWLSREELLHQLSLPLKLTKFALDSFGMQAEARFLQRKEALDQVTYSLLRVKDSGMAHELYLQLEAGEADFESLATDHSEGPEKQSSGKVGPGSLMRAHPQLRQRLRTATPGLVMEPLLIEQWWVVTRLEERHEASFDTAMRQRMATELLQDWLQIETKSVMKFLLSEQK; encoded by the coding sequence GCTTTCCGCTTTGGGTTCCGAAACCCTGGATTTGCTGCGACGCAGCGATTTGCTTCACAACCTGGTGCGTCGCCAGCTGATGGAGACAGCAACCGCCACGTTGACGCCTCCCCAGGAACTGATGCAGCAAGCCCTGACGAACCACTGTCGTCAGGAACAACTCAAGGACGAAGCTGCACTGAACAGCTGGCTAGAGGAACGCTGGCTCAGTCGTGAGGAGCTGCTCCACCAACTGAGCTTGCCTTTGAAACTCACCAAGTTCGCTCTCGATAGCTTCGGGATGCAAGCCGAAGCACGGTTCCTGCAACGCAAGGAAGCGCTCGACCAAGTGACCTACAGCCTGCTGCGGGTGAAGGATTCCGGCATGGCCCACGAGCTGTATTTGCAGCTTGAGGCGGGTGAAGCCGACTTTGAGAGCCTGGCCACTGATCACAGCGAGGGACCTGAGAAACAGAGCAGTGGCAAAGTTGGACCTGGCAGCTTGATGCGGGCTCACCCGCAGCTGCGCCAGCGCCTGCGCACGGCGACGCCAGGGCTAGTGATGGAGCCCTTGTTGATCGAGCAGTGGTGGGTGGTCACCCGCCTTGAAGAGCGCCATGAAGCCTCGTTTGACACGGCTATGCGTCAACGAATGGCCACAGAACTACTCCAGGACTGGTTACAGATCGAGACGAAATCCGTGATGAAATTTCTTCTAAGCGAGCAAAAATAG
- a CDS encoding ecotin family protein — MTKSVRVPLTPMTAVGSGLALLLMMPTVAAAVPRLDLSGYPAPAPGLQRWVIQPSGLLPNSSDPIISARPIDWRIQLIVGQEVDLDCNVQRLSGSGMTMRMLPEASGKALFEVRGPMALISTRKACPADEPTKRSFLSLGKQPYLVPYNASWPIVVDLPKGAQLRWRLWRAETRQQEAVEL, encoded by the coding sequence ATGACGAAGTCCGTGCGTGTTCCGTTGACGCCGATGACCGCCGTGGGATCTGGCCTGGCGCTGCTGTTGATGATGCCGACGGTTGCCGCAGCGGTTCCTCGTCTCGATCTGAGCGGCTATCCCGCGCCCGCACCGGGTCTGCAGCGTTGGGTGATTCAGCCCTCGGGTCTGCTGCCCAACAGTTCTGATCCGATCATTTCCGCTCGGCCGATTGACTGGCGCATCCAGCTGATCGTTGGCCAGGAGGTTGACCTGGATTGCAACGTGCAGCGCTTATCAGGCTCTGGAATGACCATGCGCATGCTTCCAGAGGCCTCCGGCAAGGCACTTTTTGAGGTGCGGGGACCGATGGCGCTGATCAGCACGCGCAAGGCTTGTCCGGCGGACGAACCCACAAAGCGCTCCTTCCTGTCCTTGGGCAAGCAGCCCTATCTGGTTCCGTACAACGCCTCCTGGCCGATCGTGGTGGATCTGCCCAAGGGTGCTCAGTTGCGCTGGCGTCTTTGGAGAGCGGAGACGCGCCAACAGGAGGCAGTTGAGCTTTAG
- the queC gene encoding 7-cyano-7-deazaguanine synthase QueC, whose product MTDFSAIALLSGGLDSATAAALAQEAGGRVIGLSFDYGQRHRRELQSAAAIAEALNLVEHHTVSVNLASWGGSSLTDNAQALPVDGVQDGVIPSTYVPGRNTVFISIGLSLAEARGADRLVLGVNAVDYSGYPDCRPDYLDAFQTLADLSSKVGREGRGPRLWAPLVEWSKLKIVEEALRLGVPIERTWSCYSGGDDPCGVCDSCRIRDAALREAGRPDLCSIARR is encoded by the coding sequence ATGACCGATTTCTCTGCGATCGCCCTGCTCTCCGGCGGGCTTGACTCCGCCACAGCAGCGGCTTTAGCGCAAGAAGCCGGAGGACGGGTGATCGGCTTGTCATTTGACTACGGCCAGCGACACCGGCGCGAATTGCAGTCGGCCGCGGCAATCGCTGAAGCCCTCAACCTGGTGGAACACCACACGGTCAGCGTCAACCTGGCCAGCTGGGGAGGGTCCTCACTCACCGACAACGCGCAAGCTTTGCCAGTTGATGGCGTGCAAGACGGGGTGATCCCCAGCACTTATGTCCCCGGGCGCAATACGGTATTCATCAGCATCGGGCTGAGCCTGGCCGAAGCCCGCGGCGCTGATCGCCTTGTGCTGGGCGTCAATGCCGTGGACTACTCCGGTTACCCCGACTGCCGACCGGACTACTTGGACGCTTTTCAGACCCTGGCGGATCTCAGCAGTAAGGTGGGCCGAGAAGGGCGTGGCCCACGGCTGTGGGCACCACTGGTAGAGTGGAGCAAGCTAAAAATCGTGGAAGAAGCACTACGCCTAGGGGTCCCGATCGAACGCACCTGGAGCTGTTACAGCGGCGGTGATGACCCCTGCGGCGTGTGTGACAGCTGCCGAATCCGCGATGCCGCGCTGCGGGAAGCCGGTCGGCCTGATCTTTGCAGCATCGCCAGGCGATGA
- a CDS encoding HAD-IIB family hydrolase has product MTKTPQSLWWVVTDLDGTLMDHHYDWSPAKAAIQRLQRCGVPVIPCTSKTAEEVSRFREQIGLHDPFIVENGGAIHGESSDGKPWHLALGPSWQELRPQLDQLAQDLGQPLQALDDLNADDAHRLLGLQGDALRQAQRRQCSVPFVSPTDPASRDKLLSLAAQRRLSVVQGNRLGHLLGLDVSKGKALQRLKQHLGCPDVKVLGLGDSPNDLPLLDASDCAVVVPGANGPHPALKPGLDAGLYQLAPAPHGVGWSAAVLRLIPGL; this is encoded by the coding sequence ATGACCAAGACTCCGCAATCCCTCTGGTGGGTCGTTACGGATCTGGACGGCACCTTGATGGACCATCACTACGACTGGTCCCCTGCCAAAGCAGCCATTCAGCGACTGCAGCGTTGTGGTGTGCCTGTGATTCCTTGCACCAGCAAGACCGCCGAAGAGGTGTCGCGTTTTCGGGAGCAGATCGGATTGCATGACCCGTTCATTGTTGAAAACGGTGGGGCGATTCACGGTGAATCATCCGATGGCAAACCCTGGCATCTGGCCTTGGGTCCCAGCTGGCAAGAGTTGCGACCGCAGCTGGATCAGCTTGCGCAGGACTTGGGGCAACCGCTGCAAGCTCTGGATGATCTGAATGCCGATGATGCTCACCGCTTACTGGGGCTCCAGGGAGACGCGTTACGCCAGGCGCAGCGACGTCAATGCAGTGTTCCCTTTGTGTCGCCGACGGATCCTGCGTCACGCGACAAGCTTCTGAGTCTTGCTGCCCAACGGCGACTGTCTGTGGTGCAGGGCAATCGTCTCGGGCACCTGTTGGGTCTGGATGTCAGCAAAGGCAAGGCATTGCAGCGGCTGAAGCAGCACTTGGGATGTCCGGATGTGAAGGTGCTTGGACTCGGCGATTCCCCGAATGATCTGCCGTTGCTGGACGCCAGCGATTGTGCGGTGGTGGTTCCAGGTGCCAATGGACCGCACCCTGCGTTGAAACCAGGACTTGACGCGGGCCTCTATCAGTTGGCACCAGCCCCTCACGGGGTCGGCTGGTCGGCCGCTGTGCTGCGTCTCATCCCTGGGCTCTAG